One Ricinus communis isolate WT05 ecotype wild-type chromosome 7, ASM1957865v1, whole genome shotgun sequence genomic region harbors:
- the LOC8288722 gene encoding probable starch synthase 4, chloroplastic/amyloplastic isoform X5 codes for MVESHDNVKMSQENFLPSSSESEAKHKDIWQLFKEAQQNILYLNKQRLLTVEELNKANQEKELLLDKIEQLEAEKQAVLEKDKQSMCCKLLLRIDSMVLTGMITTSEASILRKAVMDYKLNVADMLFDNEKESDAELLAELRHFSYRSKRSSLHIVHICTEMAPVTEVGYLASYVTGLSLALQKKGHLVEVILPKYASLNLSEIHGLQEIQAESYSYFNGQLHGNKIWTGVVNGIGVTFIQPLYYSSFFNREKIYGYTDDFERFSYFSRASLDFLTKSGKQPDVLHIHNWETAIVGPLFWDVFAKQVQAELSGVFRTWVHEYNGLEGTRILLTCHSLDSQCLEKPDMLALCGLDPGRLHRPDRLQDNAKTQFVNILKGGIVYSNKVVIVSSIHSKSRFIQDLSRGLGPTLSIHQDKLLVTPYGFDKSTWDPSKDRFLPENYSKDDMKGKTVCRVALQQYVGLSNNTSVVLVGCILSELSDFNVDSLKAVVWNATRNNVQFIFMGSKMLSANRALESLQKELKSENVRFISKYKEVLSHLIFAGSDIILCLSFHDPLLQVPLKALKYGAAPVAVTPNENRVRDLVDQDQETNKLSKFIRSTYENMSLSEALDEIKNDPSKWKQRIANGMAMDFSWDAECCDIHVSAYTALKEL; via the exons at ggTAGAAAGTCATGATAATGTGAAAATGTCTCag GAAAACTTTCTTCCATCTAGTTCTGAATCGGAAGCGAAGCATAAGGATATATGGCAGCTCTTTAAAGAAGCTCAGCAAA atattctatatttaaaCAAACAACGTCTTCTGACTGTTGAGGAACTGAACAAAGCAAACCAAGAGAAAGAGTTGTTGCTTGATAAAATAGAGCAATTGGAGGCTGAAAAACAAGCTGTTCTGGAAAAAG ATAAGCAATCTATGTGCTGCAAATTGCTGCTTCGAATAGACTCAATGGTTCTCACCGGAATGATTACCACTTCGGAGGCATCTATTCTGAGAAAGGCAGTCATGGATTACAAACTTAATGTAGCTGATATGCTCTTTGACAATGAGAAGGAAAGTGATGCTGAGCTTCTGGCAGAACTTCGTCACTTCTCATACAGAAGCAAAag GAGCAGTTTACACATTGTCCATATTTGTACTGAGATGGCACCAGTGACAGAGGTTGGATATTTGGCATCTTATGTGACAGGATTATCACTTGCGCTGCAAAAGAAGGGCCACTTGGTAGAGGTTATTTTGCCAAA GTATGCAAGTTTGAACCTCAGTGAAATTCACGGGCTGCAAGAAATTCAAGCAGAGtcttattcatattttaatggtCAATTGCATGGAAACAAAATTTGGACTGG AGTTGTCAATGGTATTGGAGTTACTTTTATTCAACCTTTGTACTACTCATCCTTTTTTAACCGCGAGAAGATATATGGCTACACAGATGACTTTGAACG ATTTAGCTATTTTTCTCGAGCTTCATTggattttttaacaaaatctGGAAAACAGCCTGATGTGTTACACATACATAACTGGGAGACTGCTATTGTTGGACCACTCTTCTGGGATGTTTTTGCTAAACAGGTGCAG GCGGAACTAAGTGGAGTCTTCAGAACCTGGGTTCATGAATACAAT GGGCTTGAAGGTACTAGAATTTTGTTGACATGTCACAGCCTTGATTCACAG tgCCTTGAGAAACCTGATATGCTGGCACTTTGTGGACTTGATCCTGGTAGACTTCATCGTCCTGATCGCTTGCAAGATAATGCCAAGACACAATTTGTTAATATTCTAAAG GGTGGAATTGTATACTCTAATAAAGTTGTGATAGTATCATCCATACATTCAAAAAGCAGGTTTATTCAAGATTTGAGTCGTGGATTGGGACCTACCTTATCCATTCACCA GGACAAGTTGCTTGTTACTCCTTATGGATTTGACAAGTCCACCTGGGATCCCTCGAAAGACAGATTTCTTCCTGAAAATTATAGTAAAGATGACATGAAGGGGAAAACTGTTTGCAGAGTTGCATTGCAGCAGTATGTGGGATTGTCAAACAACACCTCTGTTGTTCTT GTAGGGTGTATCTTATCAGAGTTGTCAGATTTTAATGTGGATAGCCTGAAGGCAGTGGTTTGGAATGCTACCAGGAATAATGTCCAG TTCATCTTCATGGGAAGTAAAATGCTAAGTGCAAACAGGGCACTGGAATCTCTTCAGAAGGAGCTCAAG AGTGAAAATGTGAGATTTATAAGCAAATATAAAGAAGTTCTATCGCATCTAATCTTTGCGGGATCGGACATAATATTGTGTCTATCTTTTCATGATCCTTTGCTTCAAGTTCCG CTCAAAGCTTTGAAATATGGAGCAGCTCCGGTTGCAGTAACACCAAATGAGAACCGAGTCAG AGATTTGGTGGATCAAGACCAAGAAACCAATAAATTATCAAAGTTTATTAGGTCTACCTATGAAAATATGTCCCTGAGCGAGGCCCTTGATGAAATT AAGAACGACCCATCAAAATGGAAGCAAAGGATAGCAAATGGTATGGCAATGGACTTCTCCTGGGATGCAGAGTGCTGTGACATTCATGTTTCTGCATACACAGCCCTAAAAGAATTGTGA
- the LOC8288722 gene encoding probable starch synthase 4, chloroplastic/amyloplastic isoform X6 has translation MSQENFLPSSSESEAKHKDIWQLFKEAQQNILYLNKQRLLTVEELNKANQEKELLLDKIEQLEAEKQAVLEKDKQSMCCKLLLRIDSMVLTGMITTSEASILRKAVMDYKLNVADMLFDNEKESDAELLAELRHFSYRSKRSSLHIVHICTEMAPVTEVGYLASYVTGLSLALQKKGHLVEVILPKYASLNLSEIHGLQEIQAESYSYFNGQLHGNKIWTGVVNGIGVTFIQPLYYSSFFNREKIYGYTDDFERFSYFSRASLDFLTKSGKQPDVLHIHNWETAIVGPLFWDVFAKQVQAELSGVFRTWVHEYNGLEGTRILLTCHSLDSQCLEKPDMLALCGLDPGRLHRPDRLQDNAKTQFVNILKGGIVYSNKVVIVSSIHSKSRFIQDLSRGLGPTLSIHQDKLLVTPYGFDKSTWDPSKDRFLPENYSKDDMKGKTVCRVALQQYVGLSNNTSVVLVGCILSELSDFNVDSLKAVVWNATRNNVQFIFMGSKMLSANRALESLQKELKSENVRFISKYKEVLSHLIFAGSDIILCLSFHDPLLQVPLKALKYGAAPVAVTPNENRVRDLVDQDQETNKLSKFIRSTYENMSLSEALDEIKNDPSKWKQRIANGMAMDFSWDAECCDIHVSAYTALKEL, from the exons ATGTCTCag GAAAACTTTCTTCCATCTAGTTCTGAATCGGAAGCGAAGCATAAGGATATATGGCAGCTCTTTAAAGAAGCTCAGCAAA atattctatatttaaaCAAACAACGTCTTCTGACTGTTGAGGAACTGAACAAAGCAAACCAAGAGAAAGAGTTGTTGCTTGATAAAATAGAGCAATTGGAGGCTGAAAAACAAGCTGTTCTGGAAAAAG ATAAGCAATCTATGTGCTGCAAATTGCTGCTTCGAATAGACTCAATGGTTCTCACCGGAATGATTACCACTTCGGAGGCATCTATTCTGAGAAAGGCAGTCATGGATTACAAACTTAATGTAGCTGATATGCTCTTTGACAATGAGAAGGAAAGTGATGCTGAGCTTCTGGCAGAACTTCGTCACTTCTCATACAGAAGCAAAag GAGCAGTTTACACATTGTCCATATTTGTACTGAGATGGCACCAGTGACAGAGGTTGGATATTTGGCATCTTATGTGACAGGATTATCACTTGCGCTGCAAAAGAAGGGCCACTTGGTAGAGGTTATTTTGCCAAA GTATGCAAGTTTGAACCTCAGTGAAATTCACGGGCTGCAAGAAATTCAAGCAGAGtcttattcatattttaatggtCAATTGCATGGAAACAAAATTTGGACTGG AGTTGTCAATGGTATTGGAGTTACTTTTATTCAACCTTTGTACTACTCATCCTTTTTTAACCGCGAGAAGATATATGGCTACACAGATGACTTTGAACG ATTTAGCTATTTTTCTCGAGCTTCATTggattttttaacaaaatctGGAAAACAGCCTGATGTGTTACACATACATAACTGGGAGACTGCTATTGTTGGACCACTCTTCTGGGATGTTTTTGCTAAACAGGTGCAG GCGGAACTAAGTGGAGTCTTCAGAACCTGGGTTCATGAATACAAT GGGCTTGAAGGTACTAGAATTTTGTTGACATGTCACAGCCTTGATTCACAG tgCCTTGAGAAACCTGATATGCTGGCACTTTGTGGACTTGATCCTGGTAGACTTCATCGTCCTGATCGCTTGCAAGATAATGCCAAGACACAATTTGTTAATATTCTAAAG GGTGGAATTGTATACTCTAATAAAGTTGTGATAGTATCATCCATACATTCAAAAAGCAGGTTTATTCAAGATTTGAGTCGTGGATTGGGACCTACCTTATCCATTCACCA GGACAAGTTGCTTGTTACTCCTTATGGATTTGACAAGTCCACCTGGGATCCCTCGAAAGACAGATTTCTTCCTGAAAATTATAGTAAAGATGACATGAAGGGGAAAACTGTTTGCAGAGTTGCATTGCAGCAGTATGTGGGATTGTCAAACAACACCTCTGTTGTTCTT GTAGGGTGTATCTTATCAGAGTTGTCAGATTTTAATGTGGATAGCCTGAAGGCAGTGGTTTGGAATGCTACCAGGAATAATGTCCAG TTCATCTTCATGGGAAGTAAAATGCTAAGTGCAAACAGGGCACTGGAATCTCTTCAGAAGGAGCTCAAG AGTGAAAATGTGAGATTTATAAGCAAATATAAAGAAGTTCTATCGCATCTAATCTTTGCGGGATCGGACATAATATTGTGTCTATCTTTTCATGATCCTTTGCTTCAAGTTCCG CTCAAAGCTTTGAAATATGGAGCAGCTCCGGTTGCAGTAACACCAAATGAGAACCGAGTCAG AGATTTGGTGGATCAAGACCAAGAAACCAATAAATTATCAAAGTTTATTAGGTCTACCTATGAAAATATGTCCCTGAGCGAGGCCCTTGATGAAATT AAGAACGACCCATCAAAATGGAAGCAAAGGATAGCAAATGGTATGGCAATGGACTTCTCCTGGGATGCAGAGTGCTGTGACATTCATGTTTCTGCATACACAGCCCTAAAAGAATTGTGA
- the LOC8288722 gene encoding glycogen synthase isoform X3, translating to MEISLNALILKPVRFHKLNTTNTKRIKSPSFCCLRKNEEAYGLLKSPSSKLERVVESHDNVKMSQENFLPSSSESEAKHKDIWQLFKEAQQNILYLNKQRLLTVEELNKANQEKELLLDKIEQLEAEKQAVLEKDKQSMCCKLLLRIDSMVLTGMITTSEASILRKAVMDYKLNVADMLFDNEKESDAELLAELRHFSYRSKRSSLHIVHICTEMAPVTEVGYLASYVTGLSLALQKKGHLVEVILPKYASLNLSEIHGLQEIQAESYSYFNGQLHGNKIWTGVVNGIGVTFIQPLYYSSFFNREKIYGYTDDFERFSYFSRASLDFLTKSGKQPDVLHIHNWETAIVGPLFWDVFAKQGLEGTRILLTCHSLDSQCLEKPDMLALCGLDPGRLHRPDRLQDNAKTQFVNILKGGIVYSNKVVIVSSIHSKSRFIQDLSRGLGPTLSIHQDKLLVTPYGFDKSTWDPSKDRFLPENYSKDDMKGKTVCRVALQQYVGLSNNTSVVLVGCILSELSDFNVDSLKAVVWNATRNNVQFIFMGSKMLSANRALESLQKELKSENVRFISKYKEVLSHLIFAGSDIILCLSFHDPLLQVPLKALKYGAAPVAVTPNENRVRDLVDQDQETNKLSKFIRSTYENMSLSEALDEIKNDPSKWKQRIANGMAMDFSWDAECCDIHVSAYTALKEL from the exons ATGGAAATTTCATTAAACGCCTTGATTCTTAAGCCTGTTCGTTTCCACAAACTCAACACAACTAACACAAAACGCATTAAATCTCCTTCATTTTGCTGCTTGAG GAAGAATGAGGAAGCTTATGGTTTACTGAAATCACCTTCTTCAAAATTAGAGCGAGT ggTAGAAAGTCATGATAATGTGAAAATGTCTCag GAAAACTTTCTTCCATCTAGTTCTGAATCGGAAGCGAAGCATAAGGATATATGGCAGCTCTTTAAAGAAGCTCAGCAAA atattctatatttaaaCAAACAACGTCTTCTGACTGTTGAGGAACTGAACAAAGCAAACCAAGAGAAAGAGTTGTTGCTTGATAAAATAGAGCAATTGGAGGCTGAAAAACAAGCTGTTCTGGAAAAAG ATAAGCAATCTATGTGCTGCAAATTGCTGCTTCGAATAGACTCAATGGTTCTCACCGGAATGATTACCACTTCGGAGGCATCTATTCTGAGAAAGGCAGTCATGGATTACAAACTTAATGTAGCTGATATGCTCTTTGACAATGAGAAGGAAAGTGATGCTGAGCTTCTGGCAGAACTTCGTCACTTCTCATACAGAAGCAAAag GAGCAGTTTACACATTGTCCATATTTGTACTGAGATGGCACCAGTGACAGAGGTTGGATATTTGGCATCTTATGTGACAGGATTATCACTTGCGCTGCAAAAGAAGGGCCACTTGGTAGAGGTTATTTTGCCAAA GTATGCAAGTTTGAACCTCAGTGAAATTCACGGGCTGCAAGAAATTCAAGCAGAGtcttattcatattttaatggtCAATTGCATGGAAACAAAATTTGGACTGG AGTTGTCAATGGTATTGGAGTTACTTTTATTCAACCTTTGTACTACTCATCCTTTTTTAACCGCGAGAAGATATATGGCTACACAGATGACTTTGAACG ATTTAGCTATTTTTCTCGAGCTTCATTggattttttaacaaaatctGGAAAACAGCCTGATGTGTTACACATACATAACTGGGAGACTGCTATTGTTGGACCACTCTTCTGGGATGTTTTTGCTAAACAG GGGCTTGAAGGTACTAGAATTTTGTTGACATGTCACAGCCTTGATTCACAG tgCCTTGAGAAACCTGATATGCTGGCACTTTGTGGACTTGATCCTGGTAGACTTCATCGTCCTGATCGCTTGCAAGATAATGCCAAGACACAATTTGTTAATATTCTAAAG GGTGGAATTGTATACTCTAATAAAGTTGTGATAGTATCATCCATACATTCAAAAAGCAGGTTTATTCAAGATTTGAGTCGTGGATTGGGACCTACCTTATCCATTCACCA GGACAAGTTGCTTGTTACTCCTTATGGATTTGACAAGTCCACCTGGGATCCCTCGAAAGACAGATTTCTTCCTGAAAATTATAGTAAAGATGACATGAAGGGGAAAACTGTTTGCAGAGTTGCATTGCAGCAGTATGTGGGATTGTCAAACAACACCTCTGTTGTTCTT GTAGGGTGTATCTTATCAGAGTTGTCAGATTTTAATGTGGATAGCCTGAAGGCAGTGGTTTGGAATGCTACCAGGAATAATGTCCAG TTCATCTTCATGGGAAGTAAAATGCTAAGTGCAAACAGGGCACTGGAATCTCTTCAGAAGGAGCTCAAG AGTGAAAATGTGAGATTTATAAGCAAATATAAAGAAGTTCTATCGCATCTAATCTTTGCGGGATCGGACATAATATTGTGTCTATCTTTTCATGATCCTTTGCTTCAAGTTCCG CTCAAAGCTTTGAAATATGGAGCAGCTCCGGTTGCAGTAACACCAAATGAGAACCGAGTCAG AGATTTGGTGGATCAAGACCAAGAAACCAATAAATTATCAAAGTTTATTAGGTCTACCTATGAAAATATGTCCCTGAGCGAGGCCCTTGATGAAATT AAGAACGACCCATCAAAATGGAAGCAAAGGATAGCAAATGGTATGGCAATGGACTTCTCCTGGGATGCAGAGTGCTGTGACATTCATGTTTCTGCATACACAGCCCTAAAAGAATTGTGA
- the LOC8288722 gene encoding probable starch synthase 4, chloroplastic/amyloplastic isoform X4 → MEISLNALILKPVRFHKLNTTNTKRIKSPSFCCLRKNEEAYGLLKSPSSKLERVVESHDNVKMSQENFLPSSSESEAKHKDIWQLFKEAQQNKQSMCCKLLLRIDSMVLTGMITTSEASILRKAVMDYKLNVADMLFDNEKESDAELLAELRHFSYRSKRSSLHIVHICTEMAPVTEVGYLASYVTGLSLALQKKGHLVEVILPKYASLNLSEIHGLQEIQAESYSYFNGQLHGNKIWTGVVNGIGVTFIQPLYYSSFFNREKIYGYTDDFERFSYFSRASLDFLTKSGKQPDVLHIHNWETAIVGPLFWDVFAKQVQAELSGVFRTWVHEYNGLEGTRILLTCHSLDSQCLEKPDMLALCGLDPGRLHRPDRLQDNAKTQFVNILKGGIVYSNKVVIVSSIHSKSRFIQDLSRGLGPTLSIHQDKLLVTPYGFDKSTWDPSKDRFLPENYSKDDMKGKTVCRVALQQYVGLSNNTSVVLVGCILSELSDFNVDSLKAVVWNATRNNVQFIFMGSKMLSANRALESLQKELKSENVRFISKYKEVLSHLIFAGSDIILCLSFHDPLLQVPLKALKYGAAPVAVTPNENRVRDLVDQDQETNKLSKFIRSTYENMSLSEALDEIKNDPSKWKQRIANGMAMDFSWDAECCDIHVSAYTALKEL, encoded by the exons ATGGAAATTTCATTAAACGCCTTGATTCTTAAGCCTGTTCGTTTCCACAAACTCAACACAACTAACACAAAACGCATTAAATCTCCTTCATTTTGCTGCTTGAG GAAGAATGAGGAAGCTTATGGTTTACTGAAATCACCTTCTTCAAAATTAGAGCGAGT ggTAGAAAGTCATGATAATGTGAAAATGTCTCag GAAAACTTTCTTCCATCTAGTTCTGAATCGGAAGCGAAGCATAAGGATATATGGCAGCTCTTTAAAGAAGCTCAGCAAA ATAAGCAATCTATGTGCTGCAAATTGCTGCTTCGAATAGACTCAATGGTTCTCACCGGAATGATTACCACTTCGGAGGCATCTATTCTGAGAAAGGCAGTCATGGATTACAAACTTAATGTAGCTGATATGCTCTTTGACAATGAGAAGGAAAGTGATGCTGAGCTTCTGGCAGAACTTCGTCACTTCTCATACAGAAGCAAAag GAGCAGTTTACACATTGTCCATATTTGTACTGAGATGGCACCAGTGACAGAGGTTGGATATTTGGCATCTTATGTGACAGGATTATCACTTGCGCTGCAAAAGAAGGGCCACTTGGTAGAGGTTATTTTGCCAAA GTATGCAAGTTTGAACCTCAGTGAAATTCACGGGCTGCAAGAAATTCAAGCAGAGtcttattcatattttaatggtCAATTGCATGGAAACAAAATTTGGACTGG AGTTGTCAATGGTATTGGAGTTACTTTTATTCAACCTTTGTACTACTCATCCTTTTTTAACCGCGAGAAGATATATGGCTACACAGATGACTTTGAACG ATTTAGCTATTTTTCTCGAGCTTCATTggattttttaacaaaatctGGAAAACAGCCTGATGTGTTACACATACATAACTGGGAGACTGCTATTGTTGGACCACTCTTCTGGGATGTTTTTGCTAAACAGGTGCAG GCGGAACTAAGTGGAGTCTTCAGAACCTGGGTTCATGAATACAAT GGGCTTGAAGGTACTAGAATTTTGTTGACATGTCACAGCCTTGATTCACAG tgCCTTGAGAAACCTGATATGCTGGCACTTTGTGGACTTGATCCTGGTAGACTTCATCGTCCTGATCGCTTGCAAGATAATGCCAAGACACAATTTGTTAATATTCTAAAG GGTGGAATTGTATACTCTAATAAAGTTGTGATAGTATCATCCATACATTCAAAAAGCAGGTTTATTCAAGATTTGAGTCGTGGATTGGGACCTACCTTATCCATTCACCA GGACAAGTTGCTTGTTACTCCTTATGGATTTGACAAGTCCACCTGGGATCCCTCGAAAGACAGATTTCTTCCTGAAAATTATAGTAAAGATGACATGAAGGGGAAAACTGTTTGCAGAGTTGCATTGCAGCAGTATGTGGGATTGTCAAACAACACCTCTGTTGTTCTT GTAGGGTGTATCTTATCAGAGTTGTCAGATTTTAATGTGGATAGCCTGAAGGCAGTGGTTTGGAATGCTACCAGGAATAATGTCCAG TTCATCTTCATGGGAAGTAAAATGCTAAGTGCAAACAGGGCACTGGAATCTCTTCAGAAGGAGCTCAAG AGTGAAAATGTGAGATTTATAAGCAAATATAAAGAAGTTCTATCGCATCTAATCTTTGCGGGATCGGACATAATATTGTGTCTATCTTTTCATGATCCTTTGCTTCAAGTTCCG CTCAAAGCTTTGAAATATGGAGCAGCTCCGGTTGCAGTAACACCAAATGAGAACCGAGTCAG AGATTTGGTGGATCAAGACCAAGAAACCAATAAATTATCAAAGTTTATTAGGTCTACCTATGAAAATATGTCCCTGAGCGAGGCCCTTGATGAAATT AAGAACGACCCATCAAAATGGAAGCAAAGGATAGCAAATGGTATGGCAATGGACTTCTCCTGGGATGCAGAGTGCTGTGACATTCATGTTTCTGCATACACAGCCCTAAAAGAATTGTGA
- the LOC8288722 gene encoding glycogen synthase isoform X1 — translation MEISLNALILKPVRFHKLNTTNTKRIKSPSFCCLRKNEEAYGLLKSPSSKLERVVESHDNVKMSQENFLPSSSESEAKHKDIWQLFKEAQQNILYLNKQRLLTVEELNKANQEKELLLDKIEQLEAEKQAVLEKDKQSMCCKLLLRIDSMVLTGMITTSEASILRKAVMDYKLNVADMLFDNEKESDAELLAELRHFSYRSKRSSLHIVHICTEMAPVTEVGYLASYVTGLSLALQKKGHLVEVILPKYASLNLSEIHGLQEIQAESYSYFNGQLHGNKIWTGVVNGIGVTFIQPLYYSSFFNREKIYGYTDDFERFSYFSRASLDFLTKSGKQPDVLHIHNWETAIVGPLFWDVFAKQVQAELSGVFRTWVHEYNGLEGTRILLTCHSLDSQCLEKPDMLALCGLDPGRLHRPDRLQDNAKTQFVNILKGGIVYSNKVVIVSSIHSKSRFIQDLSRGLGPTLSIHQDKLLVTPYGFDKSTWDPSKDRFLPENYSKDDMKGKTVCRVALQQYVGLSNNTSVVLVGCILSELSDFNVDSLKAVVWNATRNNVQFIFMGSKMLSANRALESLQKELKSENVRFISKYKEVLSHLIFAGSDIILCLSFHDPLLQVPLKALKYGAAPVAVTPNENRVRDLVDQDQETNKLSKFIRSTYENMSLSEALDEIKNDPSKWKQRIANGMAMDFSWDAECCDIHVSAYTALKEL, via the exons ATGGAAATTTCATTAAACGCCTTGATTCTTAAGCCTGTTCGTTTCCACAAACTCAACACAACTAACACAAAACGCATTAAATCTCCTTCATTTTGCTGCTTGAG GAAGAATGAGGAAGCTTATGGTTTACTGAAATCACCTTCTTCAAAATTAGAGCGAGT ggTAGAAAGTCATGATAATGTGAAAATGTCTCag GAAAACTTTCTTCCATCTAGTTCTGAATCGGAAGCGAAGCATAAGGATATATGGCAGCTCTTTAAAGAAGCTCAGCAAA atattctatatttaaaCAAACAACGTCTTCTGACTGTTGAGGAACTGAACAAAGCAAACCAAGAGAAAGAGTTGTTGCTTGATAAAATAGAGCAATTGGAGGCTGAAAAACAAGCTGTTCTGGAAAAAG ATAAGCAATCTATGTGCTGCAAATTGCTGCTTCGAATAGACTCAATGGTTCTCACCGGAATGATTACCACTTCGGAGGCATCTATTCTGAGAAAGGCAGTCATGGATTACAAACTTAATGTAGCTGATATGCTCTTTGACAATGAGAAGGAAAGTGATGCTGAGCTTCTGGCAGAACTTCGTCACTTCTCATACAGAAGCAAAag GAGCAGTTTACACATTGTCCATATTTGTACTGAGATGGCACCAGTGACAGAGGTTGGATATTTGGCATCTTATGTGACAGGATTATCACTTGCGCTGCAAAAGAAGGGCCACTTGGTAGAGGTTATTTTGCCAAA GTATGCAAGTTTGAACCTCAGTGAAATTCACGGGCTGCAAGAAATTCAAGCAGAGtcttattcatattttaatggtCAATTGCATGGAAACAAAATTTGGACTGG AGTTGTCAATGGTATTGGAGTTACTTTTATTCAACCTTTGTACTACTCATCCTTTTTTAACCGCGAGAAGATATATGGCTACACAGATGACTTTGAACG ATTTAGCTATTTTTCTCGAGCTTCATTggattttttaacaaaatctGGAAAACAGCCTGATGTGTTACACATACATAACTGGGAGACTGCTATTGTTGGACCACTCTTCTGGGATGTTTTTGCTAAACAGGTGCAG GCGGAACTAAGTGGAGTCTTCAGAACCTGGGTTCATGAATACAAT GGGCTTGAAGGTACTAGAATTTTGTTGACATGTCACAGCCTTGATTCACAG tgCCTTGAGAAACCTGATATGCTGGCACTTTGTGGACTTGATCCTGGTAGACTTCATCGTCCTGATCGCTTGCAAGATAATGCCAAGACACAATTTGTTAATATTCTAAAG GGTGGAATTGTATACTCTAATAAAGTTGTGATAGTATCATCCATACATTCAAAAAGCAGGTTTATTCAAGATTTGAGTCGTGGATTGGGACCTACCTTATCCATTCACCA GGACAAGTTGCTTGTTACTCCTTATGGATTTGACAAGTCCACCTGGGATCCCTCGAAAGACAGATTTCTTCCTGAAAATTATAGTAAAGATGACATGAAGGGGAAAACTGTTTGCAGAGTTGCATTGCAGCAGTATGTGGGATTGTCAAACAACACCTCTGTTGTTCTT GTAGGGTGTATCTTATCAGAGTTGTCAGATTTTAATGTGGATAGCCTGAAGGCAGTGGTTTGGAATGCTACCAGGAATAATGTCCAG TTCATCTTCATGGGAAGTAAAATGCTAAGTGCAAACAGGGCACTGGAATCTCTTCAGAAGGAGCTCAAG AGTGAAAATGTGAGATTTATAAGCAAATATAAAGAAGTTCTATCGCATCTAATCTTTGCGGGATCGGACATAATATTGTGTCTATCTTTTCATGATCCTTTGCTTCAAGTTCCG CTCAAAGCTTTGAAATATGGAGCAGCTCCGGTTGCAGTAACACCAAATGAGAACCGAGTCAG AGATTTGGTGGATCAAGACCAAGAAACCAATAAATTATCAAAGTTTATTAGGTCTACCTATGAAAATATGTCCCTGAGCGAGGCCCTTGATGAAATT AAGAACGACCCATCAAAATGGAAGCAAAGGATAGCAAATGGTATGGCAATGGACTTCTCCTGGGATGCAGAGTGCTGTGACATTCATGTTTCTGCATACACAGCCCTAAAAGAATTGTGA